In a genomic window of Bradyrhizobium sp. LLZ17:
- a CDS encoding PilZ domain-containing protein, producing the protein MAVKTDQRGSSRVIFERGIAAQMMGIDGTWRRECTMEDVSESGAKLTIDGSVEGLHLKEFFLLLSSTGLAYRRCELAWVNGDQIGVNFLKLGDKKKKTRSTSIGA; encoded by the coding sequence ATGGCGGTCAAGACGGACCAGCGCGGCAGCAGCCGGGTTATTTTCGAGCGCGGAATTGCGGCCCAGATGATGGGCATCGACGGCACCTGGCGCCGCGAATGCACCATGGAGGACGTTTCCGAGAGCGGCGCCAAGCTGACCATCGACGGCTCGGTCGAAGGCCTGCATCTGAAGGAATTCTTTCTGCTGCTGTCGTCCACCGGACTTGCCTACCGGCGCTGCGAACTTGCCTGGGTCAATGGCGACCAGATCGGCGTCAATTTCCTCAAGCTCGGCGACAAGAAGAAAAAGACGCGTTCCACATCCATCGGGGCGTAA
- the tsaE gene encoding tRNA (adenosine(37)-N6)-threonylcarbamoyltransferase complex ATPase subunit type 1 TsaE produces the protein MTAPATFSVALHNETATAQLMADLALLVGPGDVITLTGDLGAGKTAAARAMIRYLAGDDALEVPSPTFTLVQGYELPPFPVMHADLYRVEDESELEEIGLAPLPDATLVLIEWPERAPSAMPGDRIDIALTHRPALGSNARAADITGHGKSAAQVARLKALREFLDASGYSDATRKRMAGDASTRSYARLLRDEDVVILMNFPQRPDGAALYNGKSYSAAVHLAENVKPFVAIDQGLRAQGISAPAIHHSDLDHGFLITEDFGSEGVIEGDPPRPITARYEAATDVLAALHGKTLPDTLPLDGQTYAIPVFDTEALLTEIGLMPEWYLPDRNAPLSDAKRAEFFAMWRELLKKPLAAPRTWIIRDYHSPNLIWLADRTGIERLGVIDFQDTVLGPQSYDVVSLLQDARIDVPETIELTLLSRYIKTRRAADASFDPAAFAELYAIMSAQRNTRLLGTFARLNRRDGKPHYLRHQPRIWTYLQRSLAHPVLAHLRDWYLANVPPPQS, from the coding sequence ATGACGGCGCCGGCCACATTCTCCGTCGCGCTCCACAACGAGACAGCCACCGCGCAGCTGATGGCCGATCTGGCGCTGCTAGTGGGACCGGGCGACGTCATCACGCTCACCGGCGATCTCGGCGCCGGCAAGACGGCCGCCGCGCGCGCCATGATCCGCTATCTCGCCGGCGACGACGCGCTGGAAGTGCCGAGCCCGACTTTCACGCTGGTGCAGGGCTATGAGTTGCCGCCATTCCCTGTGATGCATGCCGATCTCTATCGGGTGGAAGACGAGAGCGAGCTCGAGGAGATCGGGCTGGCGCCGCTTCCGGACGCCACGCTTGTCCTGATCGAATGGCCGGAGCGCGCGCCGTCGGCGATGCCGGGGGACCGCATCGACATTGCGCTGACGCATCGCCCGGCGCTGGGCTCGAATGCACGCGCCGCCGACATCACGGGTCACGGCAAGAGCGCAGCTCAGGTCGCGCGGCTGAAGGCGCTGCGAGAGTTCCTCGATGCCTCCGGCTACAGCGACGCGACGCGCAAGCGCATGGCGGGCGACGCCTCGACACGCTCCTATGCGCGGCTGTTGCGCGACGAGGATGTCGTCATCCTCATGAACTTTCCGCAGCGCCCCGATGGCGCGGCGCTATACAATGGAAAATCCTACAGCGCGGCGGTGCATCTCGCCGAGAACGTCAAGCCCTTCGTCGCGATCGACCAAGGCCTGCGTGCGCAGGGCATCTCAGCGCCCGCGATCCATCATTCCGATCTCGACCATGGCTTCCTGATCACGGAGGATTTCGGCAGCGAAGGCGTGATCGAAGGCGATCCGCCGCGCCCGATCACCGCGCGTTACGAAGCCGCCACCGATGTATTGGCCGCGCTGCACGGCAAGACGCTTCCGGACACGCTGCCGCTGGATGGGCAGACCTACGCCATTCCGGTCTTCGACACCGAGGCGCTGTTGACCGAAATCGGTTTGATGCCGGAATGGTATTTGCCCGATCGCAACGCGCCGCTGAGTGATGCAAAGCGCGCGGAATTCTTCGCGATGTGGCGCGAGCTGCTCAAAAAGCCGCTGGCAGCGCCGAGAACGTGGATCATCCGCGACTATCACTCGCCGAATCTGATCTGGCTTGCCGATCGCACCGGCATCGAACGCCTCGGCGTGATCGACTTCCAGGACACCGTGCTCGGACCGCAATCCTACGACGTCGTGTCGCTGCTGCAGGATGCCCGCATCGATGTCCCCGAGACCATCGAACTGACGCTGCTGTCGCGCTACATCAAGACGCGCCGTGCGGCAGATGCGAGCTTCGATCCGGCGGCCTTCGCCGAGCTCTATGCGATCATGTCGGCACAGCGGAACACGCGCCTGCTCGGCACTTTTGCACGATTGAACCGCCGCGACGGCAAGCCGCATTATCTGCGCCACCAGCCGCGGATCTGGACCTACCTTCAGCGCTCGCTGGCGCACCCTGTGCTTGCCCATCTGCGCGACTGGTATCTCGCCAACGTCCCGCCGCCCCAATCCTGA